In the Burkholderia multivorans ATCC BAA-247 genome, CATTCGTGCTCGGCCACCTCGGCGACACGCACGGTCGCAAGACGGTGCTGCTCTCGTGCATGTTCCTGATGGGCTTTGCGACGATCGGCGTCGGCCTGCTGCCGACCTACGATCAGATTGGCCTGCTGGCGCCGGTCCTGCTCGTGATCCTGCGGCTGATTCAGGGCTTTGCCGTGGCCGGCGAAATCTCCGGCGCAAGCTCGATGATCCTCGAACACGCGCCGTTCGGCCGGCGCGGCTTCTTTTCGAGCTTCACGCTGCAGGGCGTGCAGGCCGGCCAGGTGCTTGCGGCGGCCGTGTTCCTGCCGCTCGCGCACTACATGCCGGCCGAGCAGTTCAACAGCTGGGGCTGGCGCATTCCGTTCCTGCTGAGCGTCGTGGTGATCTTCGCGGGCTGGGCGATCCGCCGCAACGTGACGGAGACGCCCGCCTTCACGGGCGAGGAAGCACGGCAGACGCGCGCGCTCTCGCCCGTCGTCGAGGCATTCAGGTTCCACTGGGCCGATATGCTGCGTGTGGTCTGCATGTCGCTGATGAACGTGATTCCGGTCGTCGCGACGATCTTCGGCGCGGCCTATGCGGTGCAGCCGGCCTACGGCATCGGATTCGCGAAGGACGTCTACCTCTGGATTCCCGTCGCGGGCAACATCGTCGCGGTGCTGGTGATTCCGTACGTCGGCAGTTTGTCCGACCGGATCGGGCGCAAGCCGCCGATCGTGTTCGGCGCGCTGCTCTCGGGGCTGCTCGCATTCGCTTATCTCTATGCGATCAGCATCCAGAGCGTCCCGCTCGCTTTCGCGATGTCGCTGCTGATGTGGGGCGTGGTCTACCAGGGCTACAACGCGGTCTTCCCGAGCTTCTACCCCGAGCTGTTTCCGACGCGCACGCGCGTCTCGGCGATGGCGATCGCGCAGAACGTCGGCACCGCGATCACCGCGATGCTGCCGGCGCTGTTTACGGCCGTCGCGCCGCCCGGCGCGACGCACATCTGGCTGACCGTCGGCGCGATCGCGTTCGGCATCACCGTGATCGCCGCGCTGGCCGCGCTCAGCGCCCGCGAAACCTATCGCATCGCGATGAGCGAGCTGGGCCGCCGCGATGCAGAGCCGGTCGACAAGACCGAGTACGATCGCCGCCGTGCACAGGCGCCAGCGGCGTGAACTCGCCCTGGGCCGCCATTGGCCGCGCCGCGCCACGCGCGTACAGTAGCGTGCAGCTGCGCCGCCCGGCGGCGCAGGCCCCGACCGTCCCGACCAAGGAAACCGCGATGCTCGAACTGCGCCCCGGCTGCGAATGCTGCGACAAGGATCTACCGCCCGATTCGGTGGATGCCCGCATCTGTACGTTCGAATGCACGTTTTGCGCGACCTGCGCCGACACCGTCCTGAAAGGCCGCTGCCCGAACTGCAGCGGCGAATTGGTCGCGCGCCCGAGGCGGCCCGCCGCCCTGCTCGAGAAATATCCGGCGTCGACGCAGCGCGTGCTCAAACCGGGCGGCTGCGCGAACGCGTAGCGAACGGTGCGAAGGGCGAGTGCTCGTTGCCGGGCGCCGTTAGCGGCGCGCTTCTAGCCGGGCGCCCCTAGCCGGGCGCCCCTAGCCGGGCGCCCTTTCCGGGCACCGATCTCCGAGCGCCCTTAGCCGAGCGCCCCTCGCCGAGCACCGCTCGCCGGCGCCCCTAGCGGGGCGCCCCCATCACGACTGCTCGATGCGCGCGCGCGTCACCGCGAGCAGCGCCGCCATGGCGCGACGCGCGCCGTCCGCGTCGCCCGCGCGAATCGCATCGCCGACCGCCGCATGCTCGGCCAGCGATGCGTTGTACACGTGCGCGCGCCGCGCATTCAGATGCAACTGCGCTTCGAGCGTGCGATCGATCAGCGCGCCGAGCGGCACCAGCAACTCGTTGCCGCCCGCCTCGAGCACGCTGAGATGAAACCGCAGGTCCGCGCGCACCCATTCGTCGACGTTGCGCGCGGCGGCCATCGCGCCCAACGCTTCGTCGATCGCCGCGATCGCATCCACGGCCCGCGCACGCGCGGCCATCGCGGCCGCATGCGGCTCGATCATTTCGCGCATCTCCTGCAGCTTCAGCGCGAACGACAGCGCCGGCGCGACGCGCGCATACCAGTCGAGCAGATCGGCATCGAGCAGATTCCACGCGCGACGCGGGCGCACGCGCGTGCCGACCTTCGGACGCGATTCGACGAGCCCCTTCGACGTCAGCGTGCGCAACGCTTCGCGCAACACCGTGCGGCTCACGCCGAACATCGCCATCAGGTCGGGCTCGCGCGGCAGCAGCGAGTCGGGCGGATAGTCGCCGCGCAGGATCGCCGTCGCGAGCCGGAAGGCCGTTTGTCCATGCAAATCGCGTTGAATGATCGTTCTCCGTCGGGCGCGGTTGCCCACTATGTGCGCAATAGTGCTATTAATACTATTTTTTAACGCGCTACGCTAGGATAACGCGAAAGCATGCGGCCGGCGTGGCGCCCATCGGGCACGCCGGTCAATCCTGGAGACTCGCGACATGAAAATCACCCGCCTCGAAACCTTCATCGTTCCGCCGCGCTGGCTGTTCCTCAAGATCGAAACCGACGAGGGCATCGTCGGCTGGGGCGAGCCGGTCGTCGAAGGCCGCGCGCACACGGTCGAAGCCGCCGTGCACGAACTCGCCGACTACCTGGTCGGCAAGGATCCGCGACTGATCGAGGATCACTGGCAGGTGATGTACCGCGCGGGCTTCTACCGCGGCGGCCCGATCATGATGAGCGCGATCGCGGGCGTCGATCAGGCGTTGTGGGACATCAAGGGCAAGCATCACGGCGTGCCCGTGCACGCGCTGCTCGGCGGCCAGGTGCGCGAGCGCATCAAGGTCTATTCGTGGATCGGCGGCGACCGGCCGAGCGACGTCGCGAACAACGCGCGCGCGGTGGTCGAGCGCGGCTTCAAGGCCGTGAAGATGAACGGTTCGGAAGAGCTGCAGATCGTCGATACCTACGACAAGGTCGAGCAGGTGATCGCGAACGTCGCGGCCGTGCGCGACGCGGTGGGCCCGCACGTCGGAATCGGCGTCGACTTCCACGGCCGCGTGCACAAGCCGATGGCGAAGGTGCTCGCGAAGGAACTCGATCCGTACAAGCTGATGTTCATCGAGGAGCCCGTGCTGTCGGAGAACGCCGAGGCGCTGCGCGACATCGTGAATCAGACCAACACGCCGATCGCGCTCGGCGAGCGGCTCTACTCGCGCTGGGACTTCAAGCACATCCTCGCCGGCGGCTACGTCGACATCATCCAGCCCGATGCATCGCACGCGGGCGGCATCACCGAATGCCGGAAGATCGCGACGCTCGCCGAAAGCTACGACGTTGCGCTCGCGCTGCACTGCCCGCTCGGACCGATCGCGCTCGCCGCGTGCCTGCAGCTCGACGCGGTCAGCTACAACGCGTTCATCCAGGAGCAGAGTCTCGGCATCCACTACAACCAGGGCAACGATCTGCTCGACTATCTGCGCAATCCGGAAGTGTTCCGCTACGACGACGGCTTCGTCGCGATTCCGCAAGGGCCGGGGCTCGGCATCGACGTGAACGAGGAGAAGGTGCGCGAGATGGCGAAGACCGGCCATCGCTGGCGCAATCCCGTGTGGCGCCACACGGACGGCAGCGTCGCCGAGTGGTGAGATGAGAGGCGAGGCGCATCGCGCGCGGAACGAGTCCGCGCGATGCGTCGAACGCGATACGGCCGCCGGTCGAACGACCGGCGGCCTTTTTCATTGTGCGCGCCGCACGCGCGCCGTCATCCGAGCGCCGCGAACCCCGGCACGCTGAACGACAGCACGGCCGCCGCCACGAACACGCCGATCATCGTCAGCGCCTCGAGATGCAGGATGTTGCGGAACGTATGCGCATCCTCGGTCGACGCGGTGCGACGCAGCCGCGGCAGCGCCGAGAAGCGGTTCAGCCCGCCGAGCACGAGCGCGAGCGCGACGAGCAGCAGCTTCAGCAGCAACACGCGTCCCCACGTGCTGCCGTCGAGCGGCGCGAGCGAACCGCCGAGGCCGCGCACCGCATTCAGCACGCCGGTGCCGAGCACGAACACGACCGCGATCACCGACGTGCGCGACATCTGCTGGCCGATGCGGATCAGCGCGCCGCGCGCAACCGACGAGCCGAGCACCGGCAACACCGCGAGCCCGCCCGCGAGCACGACGCCGCCCCATACGGCGGTGGCGAGCAGATGCACGGTCTGCACGCCGACGGCGGCCGACAGCGCACCCACATCGGCCGCATGGCCGAGCGACGCCTTGCCGGCCGCGATCACGATCACCGCGAGCCACAGCAGCGCGTGCGCGAACGTGCCGTCCGGCTTCAGCAGCGCGACGATCGCGAGCACGACCGCACCGCCGAACGCGACGCTCCACGCGAAGCCCGCATGCGTCTGCGCGAGCACGGTCGGCATCGCCGCAAAAGCGCCGCCGAGCCCCGCACCGCTCATCGACGCGGCTTCGTAGAGGAGCCAGCCGAGATCCGCGAGCACGAGCGCGAGCGCGGCCGCGACGAGCGAATGTTGCGCGCGCACCCACGCCGGATGCGAGGGCGCGACGACGGGCCGTGCGCCGTCCCTGCCGAGCCAGCCCTTCAGCAGCGCCGAGCCGACCGCCATCGCAAACGCCGCATCCATCAGCGCGGCAAGCGCGACCTGCCCGATCCACAAGCTGTCGATCCTCATCGTGCGCACCCTCCCGCGAACGGCAGGTTCGCCGCACGGCGAACGCAGGACGGGCGGCGGGACGGACAGCGAAAAACGGGCAACGGCACGGTAAGAAACGTCATCGAGAAATCCGGAAAAACGGGAGAAATGACTGGGTCGGCGGCACGCGGACGCGGCGCGACCCGCGAGTGTACGGTCTTCGATGGACAAAACGCACGCCGGTTCACGCGGCCTGCGCACGATGCGCGTCAAATTGTCGCAAGTCGGAAACAGACAGGAACCGATGTCCTTTTGCCAAATAGCCGTCATTACCCATCGATGATAGAATGCCGCGTCGCAGCAGCCCGGCTGTCCTGCCGTCATGCCGAGCCGATCGTAGCCCGGACAGGTCCCCGACGAATAAACATGGAGTCTCGTGTGTCTTCAAGACGCCTCATCCGTCCGCTGCTCGCCGTTCTGTTGATCGGCGGAGCGGGCCTTACGAGCGCTGCCCAAGCGCAGACCAAGCCCACGGAGCAAGCCCACGCGCAGCAGGCGCCGCTCAAGGCACCCGATACGATGGCCGAGCGTGTGCGCGGCTGTACCGCATGCCACGGCGTCCACGGCCAGGGCACGGACAACGACTACTTCCCGCGTCTGGCAGGCAAGCCGGCCGAGTACCTGTACAACCAGCTCGTCAACTTCCGCGACGGCCGGCGCAAGTATCCGCCGATGAACTATCTGCTCACGTATCTGAGCGACGATTACCTGCGCGAGATCGCCGAGCACTTCTCGGCCGAGCGCCCGCCGTACCCGACGCCCGCGAAACCGACGCTGCCGGCCGCGACGCTCGCGCGCGGCAAGCAGCTCGTCACGCAAGGCGATCCGTCGCGCAAGCTGCCGGCTTGCGTCGCCTGCCACGGCGCCGCGCTGACCGGCATGCAGCCGGCGATCCCGGGCCTCGTCGGCCTGCACGCCGACTACCTGAGCGCGCAGCTCGGCGCATGGCGTTCGGGCAACCGCCACGCCAAGGCACCGGACTGCATGCACGACATCGCATCGAAGCTTTCCGACGAAGACGTGACGGCCGTGACGGCATGGCTCGCCGCGCAGCCGGCGCCCGCCAACCCCGTGCCGGCTCCGGCGCGTTCGATGAAGACTCCGCTCGCCTGCGGCAGCGAACCGCAATAAGGCAAGGGAGACAGACACAATGAAACGCAAGTCCCTGTTTGCACTCTCGGCTGTCGCGATCGTCGCGGCAGCGGCTCTCGTGCCCGTGCTCTGGTCGGGCAACGACACGCTGCATGGCGCTTCCGCCGTCGCGGCCACGCCGGCCGATCAGGCCGCGCTGATCAAGAAGGGCGAATACCTCGCGCGCGTCGGCGACTGTATCGCGTGCCACACCGTGCGCGGCGGCAAGCCGTTCGCGGGCGGCCTGCCGATGGCGACGCCGTTCGGCACGATGTACACGCCGAACATCACGCCGGACGACCAGAACGGTATCGGCAAGTGGACATCGGACGACTTCTACCGCGCGATGCACACGGGCCGTTCGAAGGACGGCAGCCTGCTGTACCCGGGCTTCCCGTTCGCGAGCTACACGAAGGTCACGCGCGCGGATTCGGACGCGATCTACGCATACCTGCGCTCGGTCGCGCCGGTTTCGGTGCCGAGCCGTCCGCATGAACTGAAGTTCCCGTTCAACAACCGCAACCTGCTGATCGGCTGGCGCACGCTGTTCTTCAAGGAAGGCGAGTACAAGCCGGATCCGACCAAGTCGGTCGAATGGAACCGCGGCGCCTATCTCGTCGAAGGCCTCGGCCACTGCTCGATGTGCCACACGTCGATCAACATGATGGGCGGTCCGGTCAACTCGGCAGCGTTCGCCGGCGGCCTGATCCCGCTGCAGAACTGGTACGCGCCGTCGCTGACCAACGACAAGGAACTCGGCCTCGGCGACTGGCACGTGCAGGAGCTGTCCGACCTGCTGCAGGCCGGCGTGTCGAACAAGGGTGCGGTATTCGGTCCGATGGCCGACGTCGTGCACAACAGCCTTCAGTACATGACCGACGAAGATACGCGCGCGATGTCGACGTATCTGAAGTCGATCCCGCAGAAGGCCGAAGCGCCGAAGAACATGCAGTACGAGCCGTCCAAGCAGTTCGGCAATGCACTGTTCGAGCAGGGCAAGAAGATCTACGCAGACAACTGCGCGACCTGCCACGCCGAGAACGGCGCCGGCAAGCCGCCTGCGTATCCGCCGCTCGCGGGCAACCATTCGATCGTGATGGAATCGGCAGTCAACCCGATCCGCATGGTGCTGAATGGCGGCTATCCGCCGAGCACGTTCAAGAATCCGCGTCCGTATGGGATGCCGCCGTTCGCGCAGTCGCTGTCGAACCAGGAAGTCGCGGCGGTCGTCACGTATATCCGGATGTCGTGGGGTAACAACGGTACGCCGATCTCGCCGCAACAGGTCAGCGATCTGCGTTCCGCACCGCTCGACTAAGAAGCGGCTCACACAAACGGGGCGCGGCTGCGGGAAACCGCGGCCGCGCCCTTTTGCTTTTGGCGATGCCGGTTTTCCCCGCGCGGGCCGCGCGACGCGCATCGCCGATCATAAAACTCAAGCGTGGTATCTATGTCTTTCGAATCTCTCGGCCTGGCCGAACCGCTCGTCAAGGCGGTCAACGAGCTCGGCTACACGTCGCCGACCCCGATCCAGCAGCAGGCCATTCCTGCAGTCCTCGGCGGCGGCGATCTGCTCGCCGGCGCGCAGACCGGCACCGGCAAAACCGCAGGCTTCACGCTGCCGATCCTGCAGCGCCTGCACACGTTCTACACCGAGCATCGCAGCGCAAGGCGCGCCGTGCGCGCACTGATCCTCACGCCGACGCGCGAACTCGCCGCCCAGGTCGAGGAAAGCGTGCGTGCGTACAGCAAGTATCTGAAACTGCGCTCGACCGTGATGTTCGGCGGCGTCAGCATCAATCCGCAGATCGATGCGCTCAAGCGCGGCGTCGACATCGTCGTCGCGACGCCTGGCCGCCTGCTCGATCACATGCAGCAAAAGACGATCGACCTGTCGGATCTCGACATCCTCGTGCTCGACGAAGCCGACCGGATGCTCGACATGGGCTTCATCCACGACATCAAGCGCGTGCTCGCGAAGCTGCCGCCGCGGCGCCAGAACCTGCTGTTCTCCGCGACGTTCTCCGACGAGATCAAGGCGCTCGCCGACAGCCTGCTCGATTCGCCGGCGCTGATCGAGGTCGCGCGCCGCAACACGACCGCCGAGACGGTCGCGCAGAAGATCCATCCGGTCGACCGCGATCGCAAGCGCGAACTGCTCACGCATCTGATCCGCGAGCACAACTGGTTCCAGGTGCTCGTCTTCACGCGCACGA is a window encoding:
- a CDS encoding DEAD/DEAH box helicase; its protein translation is MSFESLGLAEPLVKAVNELGYTSPTPIQQQAIPAVLGGGDLLAGAQTGTGKTAGFTLPILQRLHTFYTEHRSARRAVRALILTPTRELAAQVEESVRAYSKYLKLRSTVMFGGVSINPQIDALKRGVDIVVATPGRLLDHMQQKTIDLSDLDILVLDEADRMLDMGFIHDIKRVLAKLPPRRQNLLFSATFSDEIKALADSLLDSPALIEVARRNTTAETVAQKIHPVDRDRKRELLTHLIREHNWFQVLVFTRTKHGANRLAEQLTKDGISAMAIHGNKSQSARTRALAEFKNNTLQVLVATDIAARGIDIDQLPHVVNFDLPNVPEDYVHRIGRTGRAGATGEAVSLVCVDEKQLLRDIERLIKREIPREVIAGFEPDPNAKPEPIQQRRGQQPRGGGGNGGGGGGNRAPRAGGAAQQPGAKRDGQAPKPKAAAKPRPQGGGNGNGARPSNGNAAHPNRNRSSRSGQRGH
- a CDS encoding c-type cytochrome; translation: MESRVSSRRLIRPLLAVLLIGGAGLTSAAQAQTKPTEQAHAQQAPLKAPDTMAERVRGCTACHGVHGQGTDNDYFPRLAGKPAEYLYNQLVNFRDGRRKYPPMNYLLTYLSDDYLREIAEHFSAERPPYPTPAKPTLPAATLARGKQLVTQGDPSRKLPACVACHGAALTGMQPAIPGLVGLHADYLSAQLGAWRSGNRHAKAPDCMHDIASKLSDEDVTAVTAWLAAQPAPANPVPAPARSMKTPLACGSEPQ
- a CDS encoding FadR/GntR family transcriptional regulator, with the protein product MGNRARRRTIIQRDLHGQTAFRLATAILRGDYPPDSLLPREPDLMAMFGVSRTVLREALRTLTSKGLVESRPKVGTRVRPRRAWNLLDADLLDWYARVAPALSFALKLQEMREMIEPHAAAMAARARAVDAIAAIDEALGAMAAARNVDEWVRADLRFHLSVLEAGGNELLVPLGALIDRTLEAQLHLNARRAHVYNASLAEHAAVGDAIRAGDADGARRAMAALLAVTRARIEQS
- a CDS encoding DUF1272 domain-containing protein; translated protein: MLELRPGCECCDKDLPPDSVDARICTFECTFCATCADTVLKGRCPNCSGELVARPRRPAALLEKYPASTQRVLKPGGCANA
- a CDS encoding MFS transporter — protein: MTARAAREPQPGHQPKKAAASGWIGSALEYYDFFIYATAAALIFPQIFFPKGDPTTAIVASLATYGVGYVARPIGAFVLGHLGDTHGRKTVLLSCMFLMGFATIGVGLLPTYDQIGLLAPVLLVILRLIQGFAVAGEISGASSMILEHAPFGRRGFFSSFTLQGVQAGQVLAAAVFLPLAHYMPAEQFNSWGWRIPFLLSVVVIFAGWAIRRNVTETPAFTGEEARQTRALSPVVEAFRFHWADMLRVVCMSLMNVIPVVATIFGAAYAVQPAYGIGFAKDVYLWIPVAGNIVAVLVIPYVGSLSDRIGRKPPIVFGALLSGLLAFAYLYAISIQSVPLAFAMSLLMWGVVYQGYNAVFPSFYPELFPTRTRVSAMAIAQNVGTAITAMLPALFTAVAPPGATHIWLTVGAIAFGITVIAALAALSARETYRIAMSELGRRDAEPVDKTEYDRRRAQAPAA
- a CDS encoding c-type cytochrome, which gives rise to MKRKSLFALSAVAIVAAAALVPVLWSGNDTLHGASAVAATPADQAALIKKGEYLARVGDCIACHTVRGGKPFAGGLPMATPFGTMYTPNITPDDQNGIGKWTSDDFYRAMHTGRSKDGSLLYPGFPFASYTKVTRADSDAIYAYLRSVAPVSVPSRPHELKFPFNNRNLLIGWRTLFFKEGEYKPDPTKSVEWNRGAYLVEGLGHCSMCHTSINMMGGPVNSAAFAGGLIPLQNWYAPSLTNDKELGLGDWHVQELSDLLQAGVSNKGAVFGPMADVVHNSLQYMTDEDTRAMSTYLKSIPQKAEAPKNMQYEPSKQFGNALFEQGKKIYADNCATCHAENGAGKPPAYPPLAGNHSIVMESAVNPIRMVLNGGYPPSTFKNPRPYGMPPFAQSLSNQEVAAVVTYIRMSWGNNGTPISPQQVSDLRSAPLD
- the dgoD gene encoding galactonate dehydratase encodes the protein MKITRLETFIVPPRWLFLKIETDEGIVGWGEPVVEGRAHTVEAAVHELADYLVGKDPRLIEDHWQVMYRAGFYRGGPIMMSAIAGVDQALWDIKGKHHGVPVHALLGGQVRERIKVYSWIGGDRPSDVANNARAVVERGFKAVKMNGSEELQIVDTYDKVEQVIANVAAVRDAVGPHVGIGVDFHGRVHKPMAKVLAKELDPYKLMFIEEPVLSENAEALRDIVNQTNTPIALGERLYSRWDFKHILAGGYVDIIQPDASHAGGITECRKIATLAESYDVALALHCPLGPIALAACLQLDAVSYNAFIQEQSLGIHYNQGNDLLDYLRNPEVFRYDDGFVAIPQGPGLGIDVNEEKVREMAKTGHRWRNPVWRHTDGSVAEW
- a CDS encoding CopD family protein, producing the protein MRIDSLWIGQVALAALMDAAFAMAVGSALLKGWLGRDGARPVVAPSHPAWVRAQHSLVAAALALVLADLGWLLYEAASMSGAGLGGAFAAMPTVLAQTHAGFAWSVAFGGAVVLAIVALLKPDGTFAHALLWLAVIVIAAGKASLGHAADVGALSAAVGVQTVHLLATAVWGGVVLAGGLAVLPVLGSSVARGALIRIGQQMSRTSVIAVVFVLGTGVLNAVRGLGGSLAPLDGSTWGRVLLLKLLLVALALVLGGLNRFSALPRLRRTASTEDAHTFRNILHLEALTMIGVFVAAAVLSFSVPGFAALG